From one Geoalkalibacter halelectricus genomic stretch:
- the cas3g gene encoding type I-G CRISPR-associated helicase/endonuclease Cas3g, translated as MVELNVQGFGDYFTALWEKQPFAWQRDLARRVLEDEKSWPEAIALPTAAGKTACIDIAVYSLAAQATRIATGQPLSAPRRIFFVVDRRVIVDEAFDRARQLAEKLCLAQSGILKVVADRLRQLAGGDLPLACFQLRGGMYRSDAWAKSPIQPTIVASTVDQLGSRLLFRAYGRSFKAWPIHAGLAGNDSLILLDEAHCSQPFMETLQAIRKYRTWADIPLAAPFRAVVMSATPPSGLTDILHDTSDEPKNPDHPLGRRQLAEKLTTLQVAGKAKGKSACVEMAKSLAEEAEKLVSAWQGGNTPNPLQQNLFAGQASAAPATVIFCNRVDAARATHALLAKKHGTRAVLLTGRMRPIDKDETITGPLAILAADVSSERSLDAPLFVVATQTLEVGANLDFDLLISECASLDALRQRFGRLNRMGRDIAAKAAIVVRADQAEKSEDDPVYGEALANTWKWLRTAMSDSQEIDMGISALQLKLVGADLTTLNSPATHAPVLLPAHVDALVQTAPEPWPTPDVALLLHGPRSGPADVQVCWRADLVETADGAWSDAVILCPPAAHECLSVPFNLLRRWLSGETPDAGADVEGVEVNAEPETGDNGARRVVRWRGRDDVQVIDKPSDLRPGDVVVIPAAQSGWDVLATLGTEKPIADWGDRAYMLARDKALLRLHPAVLGQFPHCEGLSTLRALSEDGATRLAEAPDDLLDEVKGALSSLSANTELPRELDWLIPVARGLLNNLKILPHPTGGLLLRGRRRLNLHPAEADSFCDEDDPTASGTTNFLLDSHLLGVGAFATAFARGCGLQGEAADSVKAAALYHDLGKADPRFQAWLKGGNPWLGGPLLAKSANMAQSPAESEAARKRADYPSGGRHELLSVRLLESNSETLNVSEDARDLLLHLVASHHGYCRPFAPVIDDDNPKAVTIGFQGRQFTASSATELARLDSGVAERFWRLTRRYGWWGLAWLEAITRLADHRRSEWEECHRGENSHV; from the coding sequence ATGGTTGAACTAAACGTGCAGGGTTTTGGCGACTATTTCACCGCGTTATGGGAGAAACAACCCTTTGCCTGGCAGCGCGACCTGGCCCGGCGGGTGCTCGAAGATGAAAAATCCTGGCCCGAAGCGATTGCGCTGCCGACGGCGGCGGGCAAGACGGCCTGTATCGACATTGCAGTTTACTCCCTAGCCGCCCAGGCTACCCGCATCGCCACCGGCCAGCCCCTTTCAGCGCCACGGCGCATCTTTTTCGTTGTGGACCGACGTGTGATTGTGGACGAGGCCTTTGACCGGGCGCGGCAGCTTGCAGAAAAGCTGTGTTTAGCCCAAAGCGGAATTCTCAAGGTGGTGGCGGATCGTTTGCGCCAACTCGCCGGTGGAGATCTGCCGCTTGCCTGCTTTCAACTGCGGGGTGGAATGTACCGCTCCGATGCCTGGGCCAAAAGCCCCATCCAGCCGACCATTGTGGCCAGCACCGTGGACCAGCTTGGTTCACGGCTTCTTTTCAGAGCCTACGGCCGCTCCTTCAAGGCCTGGCCTATTCACGCCGGTCTTGCGGGTAACGACAGCCTCATTCTGCTGGACGAAGCCCACTGTTCTCAGCCGTTTATGGAGACACTGCAAGCTATCCGTAAATATCGCACCTGGGCGGACATCCCCTTGGCGGCACCCTTTCGGGCGGTGGTTATGAGCGCGACACCCCCCTCGGGCCTCACCGACATTCTGCACGACACTTCCGATGAGCCGAAGAATCCTGATCACCCCTTGGGTCGGCGCCAGTTGGCAGAGAAACTAACCACATTGCAGGTAGCTGGAAAGGCCAAAGGGAAATCGGCATGCGTCGAGATGGCGAAATCCCTGGCGGAAGAAGCCGAAAAGCTGGTTAGTGCCTGGCAAGGGGGGAATACTCCCAATCCTCTCCAGCAGAATCTTTTTGCAGGGCAAGCATCAGCAGCTCCCGCGACCGTGATTTTCTGCAACCGGGTCGATGCAGCCCGTGCCACCCATGCTCTCCTTGCAAAAAAGCATGGCACTCGGGCTGTTCTACTGACCGGCCGCATGCGCCCCATAGACAAGGATGAAACAATAACGGGCCCGCTAGCCATTCTTGCGGCGGATGTTTCCAGCGAGCGGTCGCTCGACGCGCCGCTGTTTGTTGTCGCCACCCAGACCCTGGAAGTTGGGGCCAATCTGGATTTCGACCTTTTGATCTCAGAATGTGCCAGCCTTGATGCTTTACGGCAGCGCTTCGGCCGGCTCAACCGCATGGGGCGCGACATCGCCGCAAAGGCAGCCATTGTGGTCCGCGCCGATCAGGCCGAGAAAAGCGAAGACGATCCGGTCTATGGTGAAGCATTGGCCAACACCTGGAAATGGCTCAGAACAGCGATGAGTGATAGCCAAGAAATCGACATGGGTATCTCTGCTCTGCAATTGAAACTTGTCGGCGCTGATCTGACAACACTCAATTCCCCCGCAACCCATGCGCCGGTCCTTCTGCCTGCGCACGTCGACGCCTTGGTACAGACAGCCCCGGAACCCTGGCCCACCCCAGACGTCGCTTTGCTACTGCACGGCCCCCGCAGCGGCCCGGCGGATGTGCAGGTTTGCTGGCGAGCTGACCTGGTGGAAACCGCCGATGGCGCATGGTCGGATGCGGTAATTCTTTGTCCGCCTGCCGCCCATGAATGCCTTTCGGTACCATTCAACCTGCTACGGCGTTGGTTGTCAGGCGAAACACCAGACGCCGGCGCGGATGTGGAAGGGGTTGAGGTCAACGCTGAACCCGAAACCGGCGACAATGGCGCCCGCAGGGTCGTCCGCTGGCGCGGTCGGGATGATGTCCAAGTGATTGACAAGCCGTCCGATCTTCGCCCGGGGGATGTCGTGGTTATCCCCGCAGCTCAGTCAGGCTGGGACGTACTGGCGACTCTTGGCACGGAGAAGCCCATTGCCGATTGGGGTGATCGCGCCTACATGCTGGCACGGGACAAGGCGCTGCTGCGCCTTCATCCAGCGGTATTAGGCCAATTTCCACACTGTGAAGGGCTTTCGACGCTTAGGGCATTATCAGAAGATGGGGCCACTCGGCTGGCAGAAGCGCCCGACGATTTACTTGACGAGGTGAAAGGTGCCCTTAGCAGCCTGTCGGCCAACACGGAACTCCCCAGGGAGCTCGATTGGCTAATACCAGTTGCGCGTGGTCTACTCAATAATCTCAAAATTCTGCCGCACCCGACCGGCGGATTGCTGCTCCGCGGCCGTCGCCGCCTCAATCTACACCCGGCCGAAGCCGATAGCTTTTGCGACGAAGATGACCCCACGGCATCAGGGACAACCAACTTCCTGCTCGACAGTCATTTGCTTGGCGTCGGTGCCTTTGCAACTGCTTTCGCCCGTGGTTGCGGCTTGCAAGGAGAGGCCGCTGATTCTGTCAAGGCTGCCGCTCTCTATCACGACCTTGGCAAAGCCGATCCTCGATTTCAGGCTTGGCTCAAGGGAGGTAACCCCTGGCTGGGTGGGCCGCTGTTAGCCAAGTCGGCGAACATGGCGCAGAGTCCTGCCGAAAGCGAGGCAGCACGTAAACGTGCGGACTACCCTTCAGGCGGGCGGCATGAACTGCTTTCGGTGCGTCTACTGGAGAGCAATTCGGAAACACTGAATGTGTCCGAAGACGCTCGCGATCTTTTGCTGCATTTGGTGGCGAGCCACCATGGCTATTGTCGACCCTTCGCACCGGTCATCGACGACGACAATCCAAAGGCTGTGACTATCGGATTTCAGGGTCGGCAGTTCACTGCAAGTAGTGCCACTGAACTGGCGCGGCTCGATTCGGGTGTCGCAGAGCGTTTCTGGAGGCTTACACGTCGTTATGGATGGTGGGGGCTCGCTTGGCTTGAGGCGATCACGAGGCTTGCCGACCATCGCCGCAGCGAATGGGAGGAATGCCACCGGGGGGAGAACTCTCATGTCTGA
- a CDS encoding HIRAN domain-containing protein, with amino-acid sequence MSIGRRSFLQSLFAAPDNPHDDYAVRIEWRGVKLGYVPRSDNKHLSRLLRQGARLTCRATRINPQAPPWQTPQVAVGMAA; translated from the coding sequence ATGAGCATCGGACGCCGATCATTTTTACAGAGCCTGTTCGCCGCACCCGACAACCCCCATGACGACTATGCCGTGCGTATCGAGTGGCGCGGCGTCAAGCTCGGCTACGTGCCGCGCAGCGACAACAAGCATCTTAGCCGGCTGCTGCGGCAGGGTGCCAGGCTGACCTGCCGGGCGACGCGGATCAATCCTCAGGCGCCCCCTTGGCAGACGCCGCAGGTGGCGGTGGGGATGGCGGCGTAG
- the cas2 gene encoding CRISPR-associated endonuclease Cas2, with product MDHLYIVSYDVSNQRRWRRLFKAMHGYGEWLQLSVFQCRLGRMRMLELEDRIREIVNHREDHVLILDLGPAENVKPHVRSIGKSFEPVKRESVIV from the coding sequence ATGGATCACTTGTATATCGTCAGCTACGATGTCAGCAACCAACGCCGCTGGCGGCGGTTGTTCAAGGCCATGCACGGCTATGGCGAATGGTTGCAGTTGTCGGTTTTTCAATGTCGCCTGGGCAGAATGCGCATGCTGGAACTGGAGGACAGAATCCGCGAAATCGTCAACCACCGCGAGGACCATGTGCTGATTCTCGATCTGGGCCCGGCCGAAAACGTGAAACCTCATGTGCGCAGCATCGGCAAAAGTTTCGAGCCGGTCAAACGTGAGTCGGTCATTGTCTGA
- the cas4g/cas1g gene encoding CRISPR-associated endonuclease Cas4g/Cas1g — protein sequence MAATKENFPLIPVRMLNEFVYCPRLGYQMWVQGEFAPSADTVDGSIKHRRVDRKGGQPLPVAPEDEKPIHARSVSLSSEQLGITAKIDLVEGQGSTVRPVDYKRGKRPHVARGAYDPERVQLCAQGLLLREHGYTCEEGDLYFVASRERVPVVFDEELTALTREAVQRFREVARQGTIPAPLEDSPKCPRCSLVGICLPEEIRFLGQAGLPPRPIFAANEKGLPLYVQSPRAYVRKNGEQLIVEVEKEKVATVAYGDTSQVVLFGNAGLTTPALHECLVREIPVTWLSYGGWFMGHTVGTGHRNVETRTAQYRASFDPQTCLRLARRLVAGKIANCRTLLKRNWKGEKEPVGPSLAALRRGMGAAMRADALDTLLGIEGTAAGRYFANFAGMFSPQGDDAMVFDMAGRNRRPPRDPVNALLSFAYAMLTREWTVTLAAVGLDPYRGFYHQPRFGRPALALDMMEPFRPLLADSTVLMAINNGEVRMGDFVCAAGACNLSERGRKNFIAAFERRMNQEVTHPIFKYRLSYRRLLEVQARLLIRFLTGEIPAYPVFVTR from the coding sequence ATGGCGGCGACAAAGGAGAACTTTCCCCTGATTCCGGTGCGGATGCTCAACGAATTCGTCTACTGCCCGCGGCTCGGCTACCAAATGTGGGTGCAGGGCGAGTTCGCCCCCAGCGCCGACACCGTCGATGGGAGCATCAAGCACCGACGGGTGGACCGCAAGGGCGGGCAGCCGCTGCCGGTTGCGCCGGAAGATGAAAAGCCCATTCATGCCCGCTCGGTCAGCCTGAGTTCCGAGCAGTTGGGTATTACCGCCAAAATCGACCTGGTGGAAGGACAGGGCAGCACAGTGCGTCCCGTTGATTACAAGCGGGGCAAGCGCCCCCATGTGGCGCGCGGCGCCTATGATCCGGAGCGGGTGCAGCTCTGTGCCCAGGGGCTGCTGCTGCGCGAACATGGCTACACCTGCGAGGAAGGCGATCTGTATTTTGTGGCCTCCAGGGAGCGGGTACCGGTGGTCTTCGACGAGGAGCTGACGGCGCTGACCCGGGAAGCCGTCCAGCGGTTCCGCGAGGTGGCGCGGCAAGGGACCATCCCCGCGCCTTTGGAGGATAGCCCCAAATGCCCGCGCTGTTCGCTGGTGGGCATCTGCCTGCCCGAAGAGATTCGGTTTCTCGGGCAGGCCGGACTGCCGCCCCGGCCGATCTTTGCCGCCAACGAGAAGGGCCTGCCCCTCTATGTGCAGTCGCCGCGGGCCTATGTGCGCAAGAATGGAGAACAGTTGATCGTCGAAGTCGAGAAGGAGAAGGTCGCGACGGTGGCCTACGGCGACACTTCGCAGGTGGTGCTGTTCGGCAATGCCGGCCTCACCACTCCGGCCCTGCATGAATGCCTGGTTCGGGAAATTCCCGTGACCTGGCTGAGTTATGGGGGCTGGTTCATGGGGCACACGGTCGGTACCGGTCACCGCAATGTGGAGACGCGCACCGCGCAATACCGTGCGAGCTTCGATCCGCAGACGTGCCTGCGTTTGGCGCGGCGCCTGGTCGCCGGCAAGATAGCCAACTGCCGCACGCTGCTGAAACGCAACTGGAAAGGGGAGAAGGAGCCCGTCGGTCCGTCTCTCGCGGCGTTGCGTCGAGGCATGGGGGCGGCCATGCGCGCCGATGCCCTCGATACGCTGCTGGGCATCGAAGGGACGGCGGCAGGCCGCTATTTCGCGAATTTTGCCGGGATGTTCAGTCCTCAGGGCGATGACGCAATGGTGTTCGACATGGCGGGGCGCAACCGGCGTCCGCCCCGCGATCCCGTCAACGCCCTGCTGTCGTTCGCCTATGCCATGCTCACCCGTGAGTGGACCGTCACCCTGGCGGCGGTCGGCCTTGATCCGTATCGGGGTTTTTATCACCAGCCCCGCTTCGGCCGCCCGGCCCTGGCCCTCGACATGATGGAGCCGTTTCGCCCGTTGCTGGCCGACTCGACGGTGCTGATGGCGATCAATAACGGCGAAGTCCGGATGGGAGATTTTGTCTGCGCCGCCGGGGCGTGCAATCTTAGCGAAAGGGGCCGGAAAAATTTCATCGCGGCCTTCGAACGGCGGATGAATCAGGAAGTGACCCATCCGATTTTTAAATACCGCCTGAGCTATCGGCGGCTGCTGGAGGTGCAGGCGCGTCTGCTGATCCGTTTCCTGACGGGTGAAATCCCCGCGTACCCCGTTTTCGTGACCCGGTGA
- a CDS encoding type I-G CRISPR-associated protein, Cas3-extension family: protein MSEFKLNGLDGGNPLAFLAALGTLRMTTLAYPEKLVRMRWQKNDGGWRPYLVVEGVLELAEWIATLNTALRSPNGQPAFGISRDLNLPCEDFRSIAVDAKNHATKGDRCFLDFLAAFGSEIVEAQANGKKTGLIADTAFRTMSGAGHQHFLRFMSELEKLTEADHLRSALFESWKYEDPGPSMRWDPADDRRYAQRWKEPSGDPLKTVRGANRLAIEALPLFPTAAIGNRLETTGFSQRRRSGAVWTWAIWSTELSLYVVRSLLSLSELQRIVPNRKILRSIGIEEVYRCQRITQGKYRNFSQAIPT from the coding sequence ATGTCTGAATTTAAACTTAATGGCTTAGATGGAGGGAATCCGCTAGCATTTCTTGCTGCTCTCGGCACGTTGCGAATGACTACGCTGGCATATCCAGAAAAACTAGTGCGGATGCGGTGGCAAAAAAATGATGGTGGATGGCGGCCTTATTTGGTTGTGGAAGGGGTGCTGGAGTTAGCCGAATGGATAGCGACATTGAATACTGCCCTGCGAAGTCCAAATGGGCAGCCGGCCTTTGGTATATCTAGAGATCTGAACTTGCCTTGCGAGGATTTTCGCTCGATAGCCGTCGATGCCAAAAATCATGCTACCAAGGGCGACAGATGTTTTCTGGATTTTCTTGCAGCGTTTGGCAGTGAGATTGTTGAAGCGCAAGCAAATGGCAAAAAGACCGGATTGATTGCTGACACTGCCTTTCGCACTATGAGCGGCGCGGGACATCAACATTTTTTGAGATTTATGTCTGAACTAGAGAAGTTGACCGAAGCGGATCACCTTCGTTCAGCATTGTTTGAAAGTTGGAAATATGAAGATCCAGGGCCTAGTATGCGCTGGGATCCTGCGGATGATCGTCGTTATGCGCAACGATGGAAGGAGCCATCTGGTGACCCTTTGAAAACTGTGCGTGGCGCGAACCGTTTGGCAATAGAAGCCTTACCCCTTTTCCCCACTGCTGCAATCGGGAATCGTTTGGAAACTACGGGCTTTAGTCAACGACGAAGATCAGGCGCAGTTTGGACTTGGGCTATCTGGTCAACAGAGCTGAGTCTTTATGTCGTTAGGTCTTTGTTGAGTTTGTCGGAATTGCAACGAATCGTGCCCAATAGGAAAATCCTGCGATCAATTGGTATTGAAGAGGTTTACAGATGCCAGAGAATTACTCAGGGGAAGTACAGAAATTTTTCCCAGGCCATTCCTACTTAG
- the gloA gene encoding lactoylglutathione lyase, whose translation MADARDVRVLHTMIRVLDLERSLDFYTRILGMKLLRRNDYPAGEFTLAFVGYGDEKSQAVIELTHNWGRKEPYVIGDGFGHIAIGARDIYALCDELKKAGGKVVREPGPMKHGSTHIAFVEDPDGYKIELIQVD comes from the coding sequence ATGGCCGACGCCAGAGACGTTCGCGTTCTGCACACCATGATTCGGGTCCTTGACCTGGAGCGCAGCCTCGATTTCTATACCCGTATTCTGGGCATGAAGCTGCTGCGCCGCAACGATTATCCCGCCGGGGAATTTACCCTGGCCTTCGTTGGCTACGGCGACGAAAAATCCCAGGCGGTCATCGAGCTGACCCATAACTGGGGGCGCAAGGAACCCTATGTGATCGGCGACGGTTTCGGCCATATCGCCATCGGCGCGCGCGATATTTACGCCTTGTGCGATGAGCTGAAGAAGGCCGGCGGCAAGGTGGTACGCGAGCCCGGACCGATGAAGCACGGCAGCACGCACATCGCCTTCGTCGAAGATCCCGACGGCTACAAGATCGAGCTGATTCAAGTGGATTGA
- a CDS encoding addiction module protein, with amino-acid sequence MGRLAREDILELSVAERIQLVEDIWDSIASVPDAIQLSEAQKVELDKRLDDYHADPAKGSPWDVVRERIRGRK; translated from the coding sequence ATGGGCAGATTAGCCAGAGAAGACATCCTTGAACTGAGTGTTGCCGAGCGCATTCAACTCGTTGAGGATATCTGGGACAGCATCGCGAGCGTCCCCGATGCCATTCAGCTTTCTGAGGCGCAGAAAGTGGAACTGGACAAACGGCTGGACGACTATCATGCCGATCCCGCCAAGGGTTCCCCCTGGGATGTCGTCCGCGAGCGGATCAGGGGGCGCAAGTGA
- a CDS encoding helix-turn-helix transcriptional regulator produces the protein MIEHLIFERYGWLDGEIRAGNYPNAGSLARRFEISRRTAQRNIEFLRDRFSAPLEYDPTRKGYFYADTSFTLPQLPVTQNELLAILLARNLLSQSAGGIIGEAIASFGKKLLARTGELGLSERRLRDSFSAIWNGYSPADGQTFQLLATALLQSRRVAFRHYSPYRDQWSERTADPYHLQHYNGSWVLLAWCHLRDDWRIFHLSRIENLHLTEQPFSPRPKSQWQARIQGAFGIFQGEDLKTVTLRFSPHRARWVSRELWHPQQQTRSEADGALLMQLIVADFREIKLRILQYGAEVEVLEPEELRAEIRDEITRLARLYEKS, from the coding sequence ATGATAGAGCATCTCATCTTTGAGCGTTATGGGTGGCTGGACGGCGAGATTCGCGCCGGAAATTATCCCAACGCCGGCAGTCTGGCGCGGCGGTTTGAAATCTCCCGACGCACCGCGCAGCGCAACATCGAATTTCTGCGCGACCGATTCAGCGCTCCATTGGAGTACGATCCAACGCGCAAAGGGTATTTCTACGCCGATACGAGCTTTACCCTGCCCCAACTGCCCGTCACACAGAATGAACTGCTGGCAATTTTGCTGGCCCGCAACCTTCTCTCCCAGAGCGCCGGCGGCATCATCGGCGAAGCCATTGCGTCTTTTGGTAAAAAGCTCTTGGCTCGGACCGGGGAACTCGGCCTGAGTGAACGGCGTCTGCGGGATTCCTTCTCCGCCATCTGGAACGGCTATTCTCCCGCTGACGGGCAAACTTTTCAACTCCTCGCCACGGCGCTGCTGCAATCGCGCCGGGTTGCCTTCCGCCACTATTCCCCCTATCGCGATCAATGGAGCGAACGCACCGCCGATCCCTACCACCTGCAGCACTACAACGGCAGTTGGGTGTTGCTCGCCTGGTGCCACCTGCGCGACGACTGGCGCATTTTCCATCTCTCGCGCATCGAAAATTTACATCTGACCGAACAGCCCTTCTCGCCGCGGCCAAAAAGTCAGTGGCAGGCCAGGATTCAGGGCGCCTTCGGCATCTTTCAGGGCGAAGATCTGAAAACCGTCACCCTGCGCTTTAGTCCCCACCGGGCCAGATGGGTCAGTCGTGAACTCTGGCATCCGCAACAGCAAACCCGGAGCGAAGCCGACGGCGCGCTGCTCATGCAACTGATCGTCGCCGATTTCCGCGAGATCAAACTGCGCATCCTGCAATACGGCGCAGAGGTCGAAGTGCTCGAACCTGAAGAACTGCGCGCCGAGATTCGCGACGAAATCACGCGGCTGGCACGTCTCTACGAGAAAAGCTGA
- the cas7g gene encoding type I-G CRISPR-associated RAMP protein Csb1/Cas7g has product MEKLTLEVLKQAVSGTAAAFRCVTEYQPAGGVGDKVFPPTYEGGKYAVEKRMIGGQPVPCVLLDSVQSQANRMELALLEAKKAGFIYLPLVTVRFEGENLGKAFVVTSLDAPHRIADAILRDSLLDGVMFRRSELGRVLDNADTRNATGLFGLNPTALVFGIWDSTGPRGGLGAKFQRALVSEMVGVNAEMGCKTASRIDPAQIMLGSGPIFKRNRQGDNTPHWTLDQSQAAQEKNQPKKLGKDGKPSEANHGNVTPGIVDGGFTISYAQQTTVLSLAALRRLRFPLNGSADSDRTVDQIAHVTLAALGLTAATLAREEGADLRSRCQLFPTQKFVWELLDTPGEAPRQFELSGGDAVALLKQVVSEAKNAKLPWYDEINLLPTPDLMQLVTRSQELAMNQAVEGGE; this is encoded by the coding sequence ATGGAAAAGCTTACGTTGGAGGTATTGAAACAGGCAGTTTCTGGGACGGCAGCGGCCTTTCGCTGTGTCACCGAGTACCAACCCGCTGGTGGGGTCGGCGATAAAGTCTTTCCTCCGACCTATGAGGGGGGCAAATACGCCGTTGAAAAACGGATGATCGGCGGTCAACCAGTGCCATGCGTGCTCCTCGATTCGGTGCAGTCGCAGGCCAACCGGATGGAACTGGCGTTACTGGAAGCCAAAAAGGCCGGCTTCATTTATTTACCCTTGGTGACAGTGCGATTTGAGGGTGAAAACCTTGGAAAGGCTTTTGTTGTAACCAGTTTGGATGCCCCACACCGGATCGCAGATGCAATCTTGCGCGATAGTTTGCTCGATGGTGTCATGTTCCGCAGGTCTGAACTTGGGCGTGTTCTTGATAATGCCGATACCCGCAATGCAACAGGTCTTTTCGGTTTGAACCCAACTGCTCTGGTTTTTGGAATTTGGGACTCGACAGGTCCGCGTGGCGGCTTGGGGGCCAAATTCCAACGCGCATTAGTATCCGAAATGGTTGGTGTCAATGCCGAAATGGGGTGTAAGACCGCCAGCCGAATCGATCCAGCGCAAATCATGCTTGGCAGCGGTCCAATTTTTAAACGCAATCGCCAGGGCGATAATACCCCACACTGGACGCTTGATCAGAGTCAGGCTGCGCAGGAAAAGAACCAGCCCAAAAAACTAGGTAAAGACGGCAAGCCCTCGGAGGCCAACCATGGCAACGTAACTCCCGGGATTGTAGATGGTGGTTTTACTATCTCCTATGCCCAACAAACCACCGTCCTGTCGCTTGCCGCTCTGCGCCGGCTGCGTTTTCCCCTCAATGGCTCAGCCGATTCCGACAGGACAGTTGATCAGATTGCCCATGTCACCCTGGCCGCGCTTGGCTTGACGGCTGCGACCCTGGCACGGGAAGAAGGAGCTGATCTGCGCTCGCGCTGCCAACTTTTCCCGACGCAAAAATTCGTTTGGGAATTGCTGGACACGCCCGGCGAAGCACCAAGACAGTTCGAACTGTCCGGTGGTGATGCGGTTGCTTTGCTGAAACAGGTTGTCTCAGAGGCCAAAAACGCCAAACTCCCCTGGTACGATGAAATTAACCTCTTACCAACCCCTGACCTGATGCAACTCGTTACCAGGAGCCAGGAATTGGCGATGAATCAGGCTGTGGAAGGGGGCGAATAA
- the csb2 gene encoding type I-G CRISPR-associated protein Csb2: protein MFALGIRYLMGWAMAAADGARKEGAEWPPHPDRVFMALAAAWFETGEDPQEGEVLQWLELLQPPGIWASPKEDRVPTTSYVPVNDTSVATSKTVSILCSTTEASLGKLKEAGLALLPEFRSRQPRGFPVAIPHHPVVYLVWPDDLPVAHRQALETLSRKVTSIGHSASLVQMWLTDEPPRPNLVPKNGISQHRLRVFGPGRLNYLRERCNRVAVICYLELEEQIKRAKGRDKKALQNLQNERFPGGSPVSLRPEPGLWQGYNVPVSAPAVSVQGSLFDPRLVILKIAGRRLSLPVTLKLTEALRGALFAACPDPIPEWLSGHTADGAPSKNPHLGLIPLPFAGADHADGRLMGIALVLPKNLDPAEVDRILTPWLWNVETGEARRNRLFDGQWLECTVELETSETPPTNLKLETWTASSRRWATVTPVVLDRHFDGAKKWELAAESVKVGCERIGLPRPGDVLLHPVSMIQGVPRANEFPRLTRKKDGGRMHHAHAIITFDEVVQGPIMVGAGRFRGYGFCRPLTQGGGDHG from the coding sequence ATGTTTGCTCTCGGCATTCGCTACCTCATGGGGTGGGCGATGGCAGCGGCGGACGGCGCCAGAAAAGAGGGGGCTGAGTGGCCGCCCCATCCCGACAGGGTCTTCATGGCGCTGGCCGCAGCCTGGTTCGAGACAGGGGAAGATCCGCAGGAAGGGGAAGTACTACAGTGGCTTGAGCTGCTCCAACCTCCGGGAATATGGGCTTCGCCAAAGGAAGATCGGGTGCCGACGACGAGCTATGTTCCGGTGAACGATACCTCTGTAGCGACGAGCAAAACCGTCAGCATTCTATGTTCCACCACTGAAGCAAGTCTCGGCAAACTCAAAGAGGCCGGCCTGGCTCTGTTGCCTGAGTTCCGCTCCCGACAGCCACGCGGTTTCCCTGTCGCCATTCCTCACCACCCGGTGGTCTATCTGGTCTGGCCGGATGACCTCCCTGTGGCCCACCGTCAAGCTCTGGAAACCCTCAGTCGCAAGGTCACATCCATCGGTCATTCGGCTTCGCTAGTGCAGATGTGGCTAACCGACGAACCGCCGAGACCCAATCTCGTGCCCAAGAACGGAATTAGCCAACACCGGTTGCGCGTGTTTGGCCCTGGCCGATTGAATTACTTAAGGGAACGTTGCAACCGGGTTGCGGTCATCTGCTATCTAGAGTTGGAGGAACAGATCAAGCGGGCCAAGGGGAGAGACAAGAAGGCTTTGCAAAACCTTCAGAATGAACGGTTTCCTGGCGGTTCTCCGGTCAGCCTCCGACCCGAGCCCGGTCTCTGGCAAGGTTACAACGTACCGGTTTCGGCGCCTGCGGTTTCTGTGCAGGGGAGCCTCTTCGATCCACGGCTGGTGATTCTAAAGATCGCCGGAAGGCGCCTTTCGCTGCCCGTCACCCTTAAACTGACCGAAGCCTTGCGCGGTGCGCTGTTTGCCGCATGCCCCGATCCGATCCCTGAATGGCTCTCCGGTCACACCGCCGACGGCGCACCTAGCAAAAATCCCCACCTCGGCTTAATTCCCCTGCCTTTTGCAGGTGCCGACCATGCTGATGGCCGGCTGATGGGGATTGCCTTGGTTCTACCAAAGAATCTCGATCCAGCTGAGGTTGACCGGATACTGACACCTTGGCTGTGGAACGTCGAAACAGGCGAGGCAAGGCGAAACCGGTTGTTCGACGGGCAATGGCTGGAATGCACCGTCGAGTTAGAGACTAGCGAAACCCCACCAACGAATCTGAAGCTTGAGACTTGGACGGCAAGTTCCCGCCGGTGGGCTACCGTGACTCCTGTGGTTCTGGATCGTCACTTCGACGGAGCAAAAAAATGGGAACTGGCCGCCGAATCGGTCAAAGTCGGTTGTGAGCGCATCGGCCTGCCTCGGCCCGGAGATGTGCTGCTCCATCCCGTGTCGATGATTCAAGGGGTCCCTCGCGCCAATGAATTTCCACGACTCACCCGCAAGAAGGACGGCGGCCGAATGCATCATGCTCATGCCATTATCACTTTTGACGAAGTCGTTCAGGGGCCGATCATGGTTGGCGCCGGCCGCTTTCGTGGTTACGGGTTCTGCAGACCGTTAACTCAGGGAGGGGGCGATCATGGTTGA